A stretch of the Dyella telluris genome encodes the following:
- the phbB gene encoding acetoacetyl-CoA reductase, with the protein MITNTRTARVALVTGGIGGLGTEICRQLAQAGRQVIAVDLPGREERLRAFQQETADLNGAIRFEPGDVSQFDSCAELIGRIEQQHGSVDILVNAAGITRDTSLRKMTPQQWHELMRVNLDGVFNTCRNVVEGMSTRGFGRIVNLSSVNGQTGQFGQTNYSAAKAGVHGFGMALARETARKGITVNTVSPGYCDTALVAAVAQDIREQIIADIPVGRLGSPGDIARAVAFLTADDAGYITGANLPVNGGYFMSF; encoded by the coding sequence ATGATCACGAACACACGCACGGCGCGCGTCGCCCTTGTCACGGGCGGCATCGGCGGCCTTGGTACCGAGATCTGTCGCCAGCTGGCGCAGGCCGGTCGCCAGGTTATTGCGGTTGACCTGCCCGGGCGCGAAGAACGACTGCGCGCCTTTCAGCAGGAAACGGCCGATCTCAACGGCGCCATCCGGTTCGAGCCCGGCGACGTCAGCCAGTTCGACAGCTGCGCCGAGCTGATCGGCCGCATCGAACAGCAACACGGCAGCGTGGACATCCTGGTAAACGCCGCCGGCATCACCCGCGACACCAGCCTGCGCAAAATGACGCCGCAGCAGTGGCACGAACTGATGCGCGTGAACCTGGACGGCGTGTTCAACACCTGCCGCAATGTGGTGGAAGGCATGAGCACGCGCGGCTTCGGCCGCATCGTCAACCTGAGCTCGGTCAACGGCCAGACCGGCCAGTTCGGCCAGACCAACTACTCCGCCGCCAAGGCTGGCGTGCACGGCTTCGGCATGGCGCTGGCGCGCGAAACCGCACGCAAGGGCATTACCGTCAATACGGTATCGCCGGGTTACTGCGATACGGCGCTGGTGGCTGCCGTGGCACAGGACATCCGCGAGCAGATCATTGCCGACATTCCGGTGGGCCGGCTGGGTTCACCGGGGGACATCGCCCGCGCCGTGGCCTTCCTTACCGCCGATGACGCCGGCTATATCACGGGTGCCAACCTGCCGGTCAACGGCGGGTATTTCATGAGCTTCTGA
- the phaR gene encoding polyhydroxyalkanoate synthesis repressor PhaR, which translates to MAQTIRIIKKYPNRRLYDTEISSYITLEEVRQLVLDGETFEVRDAKSGEDLTRSVLLQIISEHEEKGQPMLSPQLLSQIIRFYGDSLQGFMGPYLERSLQVFLDQQQQFRTQLNSLLGQTPWSMLNDLTERNMEAWRNMQSGLLNTATQTQTPPRGTTKKPG; encoded by the coding sequence ATGGCACAAACGATCCGCATCATCAAGAAGTATCCGAACCGTCGGCTCTACGACACGGAAATCTCCAGCTACATCACGCTGGAAGAGGTCCGTCAGCTGGTGCTGGACGGCGAAACCTTCGAAGTCCGCGACGCCAAGAGCGGCGAGGACCTGACTCGCTCGGTCCTGCTGCAGATCATCTCTGAGCACGAGGAAAAGGGGCAGCCGATGCTGTCTCCCCAGCTGCTCAGCCAGATCATCCGCTTCTACGGCGACTCGTTGCAGGGGTTCATGGGCCCGTACCTGGAGCGCAGCCTGCAGGTCTTCCTGGACCAGCAGCAGCAGTTCCGCACGCAGCTCAACAGCCTGCTCGGCCAGACGCCCTGGTCCATGCTCAACGACCTGACCGAGCGCAACATGGAAGCCTGGCGCAACATGCAGAGCGGCCTGCTCAACACCGCCACGCAGACCCAGACGCCGCCGCGCGGCACGACCAAGAAGCCGGGCTGA
- a CDS encoding DHA2 family efflux MFS transporter permease subunit, which translates to MADNSNEEKTAEGLPPLHGAALVLLTIAVAFSTFMEVLDMTIVNVAVPHIAGSLGVSANEGTWTISSYSLASAIMQPLTGWIARRFGEVKTFVVSVGLFVVFSMMCGLATSMPMLVFARLMQGAGSGPMVALSLTLLLASYPKAKQGIALALWAMTVVVAPIFGPILGGWLTDNFSWPWIFYINLPVGILAGVITWTLLRKRETKTYQSPIDVVGLVLLVGGVGCLQFMLDNGNDHDWFASPLIATLGIIALVSLTFLVVWELHAKHPVVDLGLFKQRNFTAGVVALSLGMFAFFGINVVFPLWLQTTLGYTATWAGLATAPVGILAFLLSPVLGKNMQKLELRAVVTFAFVVFAATSYWFSTFDTSASFSTLVLPRFVMGVAIPCFFIPLNQIYLSGLPAEEIASASGLANFFRTLGSSVSTAVTVTLWQHRGILHHANLTENVTAASAPTNQILTQLTHGGGSQQQALGIVDQMVNKEALTLAVNDIFLLCAVLFIVLIPVIWLAKPPFGSAGGPAH; encoded by the coding sequence ATGGCTGACAATTCCAACGAAGAAAAGACGGCCGAAGGCTTGCCGCCTTTGCACGGCGCCGCGCTGGTCCTGCTGACCATCGCGGTAGCGTTCAGCACCTTCATGGAGGTGCTGGACATGACCATCGTCAATGTCGCGGTGCCTCATATCGCCGGCAGCCTTGGCGTGAGCGCCAACGAAGGCACCTGGACGATCAGCTCGTACTCGCTGGCCAGCGCCATCATGCAGCCGCTGACCGGCTGGATCGCGCGCCGCTTCGGCGAAGTGAAAACGTTCGTGGTTTCGGTCGGCCTGTTCGTCGTCTTCTCGATGATGTGCGGCCTGGCCACCTCCATGCCCATGCTGGTGTTTGCGCGCCTGATGCAGGGCGCAGGTTCCGGCCCGATGGTGGCGCTGTCGCTCACCCTGCTGCTGGCGAGTTACCCGAAAGCCAAGCAAGGCATCGCGCTCGCCCTGTGGGCGATGACGGTAGTGGTTGCGCCCATCTTCGGACCCATCCTGGGCGGCTGGCTCACGGACAATTTCTCGTGGCCGTGGATTTTCTACATCAACCTGCCGGTGGGCATCCTTGCCGGTGTCATCACCTGGACCCTGCTGCGCAAGCGCGAAACCAAGACGTACCAGTCGCCCATCGACGTGGTCGGCCTGGTGCTGCTGGTGGGCGGCGTGGGCTGCCTGCAGTTCATGCTGGACAACGGCAACGACCATGACTGGTTCGCCTCGCCGCTGATTGCCACGCTGGGCATCATCGCCCTGGTCTCACTCACCTTCCTGGTGGTGTGGGAACTGCACGCCAAACACCCGGTGGTGGACCTTGGCCTGTTCAAGCAACGCAACTTCACGGCGGGTGTCGTCGCGCTGTCGCTGGGCATGTTCGCGTTCTTCGGCATCAACGTGGTGTTCCCGCTGTGGCTGCAGACCACGCTGGGATACACGGCGACATGGGCGGGCCTGGCCACCGCACCGGTGGGCATCCTCGCCTTCCTGCTCTCGCCCGTGCTGGGCAAGAACATGCAGAAACTGGAACTGCGCGCCGTGGTGACGTTCGCCTTCGTGGTGTTCGCGGCCACCTCGTACTGGTTCTCCACCTTCGACACCAGTGCGTCGTTCTCCACCCTGGTGCTGCCCCGATTCGTGATGGGCGTGGCCATCCCCTGCTTCTTCATCCCGCTCAACCAGATCTACCTGTCGGGACTGCCCGCGGAGGAAATCGCCAGTGCCAGCGGCCTGGCCAACTTCTTCCGAACGCTGGGCTCCAGCGTGTCCACGGCGGTGACGGTGACGCTATGGCAGCACCGCGGCATCCTGCACCACGCCAACCTGACCGAGAACGTGACGGCCGCCAGCGCGCCAACCAACCAGATCCTGACGCAGCTGACCCATGGCGGCGGCAGTCAGCAGCAGGCGCTGGGCATCGTCGACCAGATGGTGAACAAGGAAGCCCTCACCCTGGCGGTGAATGACATCTTCCTGCTGTGCGCGGTGCTGTTCATTGTGCTGATCCCGGTGATCTGGCTGGCCAAGCCGCCCTTTGGCTCCGCCGGCGGCCCCGCCCACTGA
- a CDS encoding efflux RND transporter periplasmic adaptor subunit — MSATESAVNKNDNDSGMAAKDPAKRRRALLIVALVFILAAATWVVLWLFVFSRREQTDNAYVGGNQVAISAQVPGIVVAILTDDTQRVEAGQVLVKLDNTDADVRLQQASSSLAQAVRQVRQQTDSATSADAQVAKAKVDLKKAQADLARRAPLIAAQAEAPETVQHLRDAVDQAQASLDAAQAQAYAAHAAIEGTVIAKNPAVEQARANFRSAWIAAQRNSIFAPVTGYVAQRSVQVGNSVQPGQQLMTVVPLHNLWVDANFKENQLRHIRVGQPAKIEADVYGSGVEFHGKVIGLGAGTGAVFSLLPAQNATGNWIKVVQRVPVRIALDDKELDQHPLRVGLSTDVTVDITDDKGGMNAAQGNGQPVAETSVYDQMASKADEEASKVIQANLSQRDAN, encoded by the coding sequence ATGAGCGCCACTGAGTCCGCCGTCAACAAGAACGATAACGACAGCGGCATGGCCGCCAAGGATCCGGCCAAGCGTCGACGCGCACTGCTGATCGTTGCTCTTGTCTTCATCCTTGCCGCTGCGACATGGGTGGTGCTGTGGCTGTTCGTGTTCTCCCGGCGCGAGCAGACCGACAACGCCTACGTGGGCGGCAACCAGGTGGCCATCTCCGCACAGGTGCCGGGCATCGTCGTGGCCATCCTTACCGACGATACGCAGCGTGTGGAAGCCGGCCAGGTGCTGGTGAAACTGGACAACACCGATGCCGACGTACGCCTGCAGCAGGCCAGCAGCTCGCTGGCGCAGGCCGTGCGCCAGGTGCGCCAGCAGACCGATTCGGCCACCAGCGCCGATGCCCAGGTGGCCAAGGCCAAGGTGGATCTGAAGAAGGCCCAGGCCGACCTCGCCCGCCGCGCGCCGCTGATCGCCGCTCAGGCCGAAGCGCCCGAGACCGTGCAGCATCTGCGTGACGCGGTGGATCAGGCCCAGGCGTCGCTCGATGCGGCCCAGGCGCAGGCGTACGCCGCGCACGCCGCCATCGAAGGCACCGTGATCGCCAAGAACCCGGCCGTGGAACAGGCGCGCGCCAACTTCCGTTCGGCGTGGATCGCCGCCCAGCGCAACAGTATCTTCGCGCCGGTAACCGGCTACGTTGCCCAGCGCAGCGTGCAGGTGGGCAACAGCGTGCAGCCGGGCCAGCAGCTGATGACCGTGGTGCCGCTGCACAACCTGTGGGTCGATGCCAACTTCAAGGAAAACCAGCTGCGCCACATCCGCGTGGGCCAGCCCGCCAAGATCGAAGCCGACGTTTACGGCAGCGGCGTGGAATTCCACGGCAAGGTGATCGGCCTGGGCGCCGGTACGGGCGCGGTGTTCTCGCTGCTGCCGGCACAGAACGCCACCGGCAACTGGATCAAGGTGGTGCAGCGCGTGCCGGTGCGCATTGCGCTGGACGACAAGGAGCTGGACCAGCATCCGCTGCGCGTGGGCCTGTCCACCGATGTCACGGTGGACATCACCGACGACAAGGGCGGCATGAACGCGGCGCAGGGCAACGGCCAGCCGGTCGCCGAAACCTCGGTCTATGACCAGATGGCCAGCAAGGCCGACGAAGAAGCCTCCAAGGTCATCCAGGCCAACCTCAGCCAGCGCGACGCGAACTGA
- a CDS encoding efflux transporter outer membrane subunit translates to MTPHRPLRHGLGRRALLACAVVLAVAGCSVPAKLNRPPIRDDVPLAGLDTGHRAGWPDTAWWKQYNDPQLDQLIDLAMQDSPDLAEARSRVDSAQQSVRAATAQSGLSVNGSAQVERQRLSETGLIPPKFLGFTWYNQGDIGVQAQYDFDFWGKKRNTIEGSVDQAHAAEAQHSAAALAIQTTIADTYFGWLADQSRVALAKQSVQTAEQMEQIATLRVKQGVDRPDTLQSAKAQTAAARQSLVAIESSARIRQAALASLCGVSPAQLPTLQPRALPGVTTGLPDNVGVDLIARRPDIAASLWQVEAALRQTDVARAQFFPDISLSAMAGLSTIDLDKMFSSGSRVFGLTPALHLPIFTGGLLEANYGISKAQLDTAMAQYNSAVLNAARDVATQSLTADQIEGRRKEQAREIAANQQLLATAQSRVQRGVTDRRETLSAQAQLLQQQDNDVSLQAQALSTDISLIKALGGGYRASLPEQASSERPSSPLNLSGDAAHERH, encoded by the coding sequence ATGACCCCACATCGCCCCCTCCGTCACGGGCTTGGCCGTCGCGCGCTGCTCGCCTGCGCCGTCGTGCTTGCCGTCGCGGGCTGCTCTGTTCCCGCCAAGCTCAATCGCCCGCCGATCCGGGACGACGTCCCTCTCGCGGGCCTGGACACCGGCCATCGCGCCGGCTGGCCCGACACCGCCTGGTGGAAGCAGTACAACGACCCGCAGCTTGACCAGCTGATCGATCTGGCCATGCAGGATTCGCCGGACCTGGCGGAAGCCCGCTCCCGCGTGGATTCGGCGCAGCAATCCGTCCGTGCCGCCACCGCGCAATCCGGCCTCAGCGTGAACGGCAGCGCGCAGGTGGAACGCCAGCGCCTGAGTGAAACGGGCCTGATTCCGCCCAAGTTCCTCGGTTTCACCTGGTACAACCAGGGCGACATCGGCGTGCAGGCGCAGTACGACTTCGACTTCTGGGGCAAGAAGCGCAACACCATCGAAGGCTCCGTGGATCAGGCCCACGCTGCCGAAGCGCAGCACAGCGCCGCGGCACTCGCCATCCAGACCACTATTGCCGATACCTATTTCGGCTGGCTCGCCGACCAGTCGCGCGTCGCGCTTGCGAAGCAGTCCGTACAGACGGCTGAACAGATGGAGCAGATCGCGACCCTGCGCGTGAAGCAAGGCGTCGACCGACCGGACACGCTGCAGTCCGCCAAGGCTCAGACGGCCGCCGCGCGACAGTCGCTGGTGGCCATCGAAAGCTCGGCGCGTATCCGCCAGGCCGCACTCGCCAGCCTGTGCGGCGTGTCGCCTGCGCAGCTGCCAACGCTGCAGCCGCGCGCCCTTCCCGGCGTCACCACGGGCCTGCCCGACAACGTCGGCGTCGACCTGATCGCGCGTCGCCCCGACATCGCCGCCAGCCTGTGGCAAGTCGAAGCGGCGCTGCGACAGACCGACGTGGCGCGGGCGCAGTTCTTCCCGGATATCAGCCTCAGCGCCATGGCGGGTCTGTCGACCATCGATCTCGACAAGATGTTCAGCTCGGGCAGCCGCGTGTTCGGCCTGACACCGGCACTGCACCTGCCGATCTTCACCGGCGGCCTGCTGGAAGCGAATTACGGCATCAGCAAGGCCCAGCTCGATACGGCAATGGCCCAATACAACAGCGCGGTGCTGAACGCCGCACGCGACGTTGCCACGCAAAGCCTCACCGCCGACCAGATCGAAGGCCGCCGCAAGGAACAGGCGCGCGAGATTGCCGCCAACCAGCAGTTGCTCGCCACGGCGCAGTCGCGCGTACAGCGCGGCGTTACCGATCGTCGCGAAACACTGAGCGCGCAGGCACAGCTGCTGCAGCAACAGGACAACGATGTGAGCCTGCAGGCGCAGGCGCTGTCCACCGATATCTCGCTGATCAAGGCCCTGGGTGGCGGTTACCGCGCCAGCCTGCCCGAGCAGGCCTCCAGCGAACGCCCCTCTTCCCCTTTGAACCTTTCCGGAGACGCCGCCCATGAGCGCCACTGA
- a CDS encoding MarR family winged helix-turn-helix transcriptional regulator yields the protein MSEIFPELPLQEVVLTRLLLLVGGTLLDELERNLKPYGLNDSDFRTLMMIYSSPTGSATPSELCEYAQQGATNMTRIANVLVKAGLVTRATSAEDRRRIVLSITTAGKRMVRKILPPLFPNVHRAYATLTANDKRTLDRLLRQIAVNIDSLTQSDSRP from the coding sequence GTGAGCGAGATATTCCCGGAGCTTCCCCTCCAGGAAGTCGTACTCACGCGCCTGCTATTGCTGGTGGGTGGCACGCTGCTCGACGAGCTGGAACGCAACCTCAAGCCGTATGGCCTGAATGACAGCGATTTCCGCACGTTGATGATGATTTACAGCAGCCCTACCGGGAGTGCGACACCATCCGAACTGTGCGAGTACGCACAGCAAGGCGCCACCAACATGACGCGCATCGCCAACGTGCTGGTGAAGGCAGGCTTGGTCACTCGCGCCACCAGCGCGGAAGACCGTCGCCGCATCGTGCTAAGCATCACCACGGCCGGCAAACGGATGGTGCGCAAGATCCTTCCGCCGCTTTTCCCGAATGTTCATCGTGCATACGCCACGCTGACCGCCAATGACAAGCGAACGCTCGACCGCCTTCTTCGCCAGATAGCCGTCAACATCGACTCGCTCACCCAATCGGACTCCCGTCCATGA
- a CDS encoding TatD family hydrolase, with product MLELTDSHAHIDDASFAAHLPAMFERASEAGVRHIVVPAIDQASWPRIEALCASYAQAHPAYGMHPIYIDQHRPEHLSELRTWLETHRAVAVGEIGLDYFLTDLDVGRQREYFQQQLRMARDFDLPVIVHARRAMDEVTSTMRRMGGLRGVVHSFSGSLQQAERLWEMGFHIGMGGPVTHERAQRLRGIVARMPIEHLLLETDAPDQPGACHRGERNEPAYIVEVLDTIAQLRNESAETVAQATTENARRLFRLP from the coding sequence GTGCTCGAACTCACCGACAGCCATGCGCACATCGATGATGCGAGCTTTGCGGCCCATTTACCGGCCATGTTCGAGCGCGCCAGCGAGGCTGGGGTACGCCATATCGTGGTGCCGGCGATCGACCAGGCCTCGTGGCCGCGGATCGAGGCCCTCTGCGCCTCATATGCCCAGGCCCACCCCGCCTACGGCATGCACCCCATCTATATCGACCAGCACCGCCCCGAGCACCTCAGCGAGCTCAGGACGTGGCTGGAGACCCATCGCGCCGTCGCTGTGGGCGAGATCGGACTTGACTATTTCTTGACCGACCTCGATGTCGGGCGGCAACGCGAATACTTCCAGCAGCAGCTGCGCATGGCCCGCGACTTCGATCTGCCCGTGATCGTGCACGCCCGGCGCGCCATGGACGAAGTCACCTCCACCATGCGTCGCATGGGCGGCCTGCGCGGCGTGGTCCACAGTTTCTCCGGCAGCCTGCAGCAGGCCGAAAGACTTTGGGAAATGGGTTTCCATATCGGCATGGGCGGCCCGGTGACGCATGAACGGGCGCAACGCCTGCGCGGCATCGTTGCACGTATGCCCATCGAGCACCTGCTGCTCGAAACGGATGCACCGGACCAGCCCGGCGCCTGCCATCGCGGCGAACGCAACGAGCCCGCATATATCGTCGAAGTGCTGGACACCATCGCGCAGCTGCGCAACGAAAGCGCCGAAACCGTCGCACAAGCTACCACCGAAAACGCCAGGCGCCTGTTCCGCCTGCCCTGA
- a CDS encoding glycine zipper 2TM domain-containing protein, translating into MNRLVVSALHVGFAGVLALGLSACNKDANADGGVGGMAQQDGGANGAKYARVVSVTPVRDAASAPQQVCHDEVVTTHKPVQDTHQIAGTAIGAVAGGLLGNQVGGGKGRTLATVAGAVGGGYAGHEIQKNHQANATQQSTQRHCETVPGNGGDKVVAYDVSYEYNGVTRTVRMDHDPGDRLQVQEGVVAVSDAH; encoded by the coding sequence ATGAACAGGTTGGTCGTTTCGGCGCTGCATGTCGGCTTCGCCGGTGTATTGGCATTGGGTCTTTCGGCATGCAACAAGGACGCGAATGCGGACGGTGGCGTGGGCGGCATGGCGCAACAGGATGGCGGCGCCAATGGCGCCAAGTACGCGCGCGTCGTCAGTGTGACCCCGGTCCGTGATGCCGCGAGCGCGCCGCAGCAGGTGTGCCATGACGAGGTGGTGACGACGCACAAGCCGGTGCAGGACACGCACCAGATCGCCGGCACGGCCATTGGTGCCGTGGCAGGTGGCCTGCTGGGCAACCAGGTGGGCGGCGGCAAGGGCCGCACGCTGGCGACCGTTGCCGGCGCCGTGGGCGGCGGTTATGCCGGCCATGAAATCCAGAAGAACCATCAGGCAAATGCCACCCAGCAGAGCACCCAGCGTCATTGCGAAACGGTGCCCGGTAATGGTGGCGATAAGGTGGTGGCGTACGACGTGAGTTACGAGTACAACGGTGTTACCCGCACTGTGCGCATGGACCACGATCCGGGCGACAGGCTCCAGGTGCAGGAAGGTGTGGTAGCCGTTTCCGACGCTCACTGA
- a CDS encoding glycine zipper 2TM domain-containing protein: MDTLLRRLAVVGLVAAVALLSGCETPPQRQTVYSGSSNRCEQCGVVSDVRQIETQKSSSPLGMVIGGIAGGVIGNQFGGGSGKVLTTVAGTVAGGAIGNQVGKNSGGPDVAWQVTIKLDDGRYATVTQAADPQVRTGDYVQIRNNLVYRL; the protein is encoded by the coding sequence ATGGATACACTGCTTCGACGTTTGGCTGTCGTAGGGCTGGTTGCTGCTGTAGCGCTTCTTTCGGGATGTGAAACGCCGCCGCAGCGGCAGACCGTCTATAGCGGTTCTTCCAATCGGTGCGAGCAGTGTGGCGTGGTGAGTGATGTGCGGCAGATCGAGACGCAGAAGAGCTCGTCGCCGCTTGGCATGGTCATCGGCGGCATTGCCGGTGGCGTGATCGGCAACCAGTTCGGCGGTGGCAGCGGCAAAGTGCTGACCACCGTTGCCGGTACCGTTGCCGGCGGCGCCATTGGCAACCAGGTGGGCAAGAACTCCGGAGGCCCGGACGTTGCGTGGCAGGTTACGATCAAGCTGGACGATGGTCGCTATGCAACGGTGACGCAGGCGGCCGATCCGCAGGTTCGCACCGGGGACTACGTGCAGATCCGCAACAACCTCGTCTATCGTCTCTGA